In Oncorhynchus gorbuscha isolate QuinsamMale2020 ecotype Even-year linkage group LG26, OgorEven_v1.0, whole genome shotgun sequence, the DNA window GTAATGTGATAATGATGTCTTTTTTTCCCTACGGTCCATCCAACCATTTTATCACAGAACATGATGTCTCACTCAGTCTCTAGAATTTCATTTATCAGACACTGTATTAAAATGACTCGTTAATGTCACCCACATCACAGTCAAGGGGCTCGACTACACTAAAATCATGGGTGTTGGTTACCCAGAAATGTATCTGAGCAGATTGTAACTGTCTTTTTGATTTATGATGCCCATGAAATATGACACCTAGCTGGGATATAGAAGATTTGCTCGCACCTTGTTTGACATATGTTATTGCAAAAATGTTATTTGAAAAAAAGGACGTTAAACTGTCACAAACAGATGTCTAACATTggtgtctttctctcactccactcaactgccgttgtgcccttgagcaaggcacttaagccCTAAAATCTGCATGGGGTGTGTCATCCTGCACTGTGAATACCCTGTGTTTGCATGCCTTTAGAAGGGCTTGAGGTAAAATGTAAGACACATTTTCTTGGACTCTAAGGGAAAATGTAAGACACATTTTCTTGGACTCTAAGGGAAAATGGATCAATAAAgttttcttcctcctcctcctcctcttcctcttcaccccACAGGCGTTTGTGGAGATGGCGTACATTGAGGCGGCCCAGGCTATGGTTCAATACTACCAGCTGACTCCAGCCACGATCAACGATCAGAAACTACTGATCAGGATGTCCAAGAGATACAAGGAGCTTCAGCTCAAGGTGAGTTGTATTGGGTTGACAATGTGGTGTTGAATGAGTTGTATTGGGTTGACAATGTGGTGTTGAAATGGTTATTACAGTTTTTATTGAGCTCACACCAACTGTGTACtgaatctacagtacagtatcatgttGTGGTGTGAAACGCTCTGTTCATACAGAAACCAGGGAAAGACGTTGATTCAATCATCCAGGATATCAACTCTCTGAGGGAAAGGGACGAGATGCAGGAGACTGATCAGTAAGGCGACTTGTTTCATTCTTTCCTTGTACATTTTCTTAGCGGCAATCTTTTGTTGTAATATGTGATTGTCTATGTACGATCGATCTACAAAATGACAAATAATGGATGAAATGATCCAACACTACTTCCTGACTACAAACTGCATGTTACTGATATTATTTCCTCCCAGCTACATGCCAGAGAGAGCGCGGTCCCGTAGTCCCATCAGCCGCTCTCTGAGCCCTCGCTCCCACAGCCCCAGCTTTACCTCCTGTAGTTCAGCCCACAGCCCGCAGGGGGCACCCTGCCGAGGAGGCCCGGAACGGGGCTCCTGGACCGCCAAACACATGAGAAAGGGGGACGaggacagagaacgagagagggacgAGGTGCCATGGAGGAACGGAGGTACAGTGGATGACGACAGGCTGAACGGGAGGATGCAGGATCGACGGAACAAGCCGTACCTGAAACACTCCGAGCGGATCAGTCCCAGATCAGCGGaccaaagaggaggaggaagaggggaggggatgagggggggaGACTGGTACCCCCACCCGCGGTGTAGCCCTCAGGGGATGCCCCCCTTCCCTTCGTACAGGAACACGGATGAGGACTCCTACAAAACACAGCATGTGTATAGGCCAGAGAAGCCCNNNNNNNNNNNNNNNNNNNNNNNNNNNNNNNNNNNNNNNNNNNNNNNNNNNNNNNNNNNNNNNNNNNNNNNNNNNNNNNNNNNNNNNNNNNNNNNNNNNNNNNNNNNNNNNNNNNNNNNNNNNNNNNNNNNNNNNNNNNNNNNNNNNNNNNNNNNNNNNNNNNNNNNNNNNNNNNNNNNNNNNNNNNNNNNNNNNNNNNNNNNNNNNNNNNNNNNNNNNNNNNNNNNNNNNNNNNNNNNNNNNNNNNNNNNNNNNNNNNNNNNNNNNNNNNNNNNNNNNNNNNNNNNNNNNNNNNNNNNNNNNNNNNNNNNNNNNNNNNNNNNNNNNNNNNNNNNNNNNNNNNNNNNNNNNNNNNNNNNNNNNNNNNNNNNNNNNNNNNNNNNNNNNNNNNNNNNNNNNNNNNNNNNNNNNNNNNNNNNNNNNNNNNNNNNNNNNNNNNNNNNNNNNNNNNNNNNNNNNNNNNNNNNNNNNNNNNNNNNNNNNNNNNNNNNNNNNNNNNNGCCACAGTACCagagacatgaggaggggagAGTCAAGTcaaagaggagggatgggggggacTACCACAGATCCAGACACTCAGAGTCAGAGCTGGGAGAGGAGTCTCTACCCACcaggacaggagaagacagaagacagagaggaggctcCCCGACATGGGGAAGGAGCAAGAAACCCACCATGAGACACCAGGAGAAACCGGAAATAGAGATGACTGAAAATAACGTAAGTGATAGGATTTTATTTGATTAGTAAGTAAGATTAATACGTAAATCAGAATTTGGATGTGTACAGTATATCTTATTTATAAACAAATGCCGTATCATTACAGGGAGAAACCGCTGAGGATCAGCGATCCAAAGAGAAGTCTGTTTCTCCTCAACGAAGTGGCAAgcatgagagagaaaaagacagcgAGGCGGAGGAGTGGGAGAGTGGGGACGACACAGAGGGTGAGTGCTGGTACCCCAAGAACATGGAGGAGCTGGTCACAGTGGACGAGGTAGGAGAGGACGACTCCATCATCGAACCGGACCTCCCTGAGCTGCAGGATGACGAGGATGTGTCAGCCTCAGACCTCCAAAAGGATCctacggaggaggaggagggagaggctccACGATCAACCTCCACCCCCAGTCCCAGGCCCTGCTCTGAGATGGAGTTAGCCCAGAGAGAGGATACCGAGTTGGGTAGAGGAGGTGGGGTAGGTGGGGTGGTGGATCCTATACCTACAGAGCAGAAAGATGGGGAGATTAGTACAAACCCCAGCCCCACAGACCAGTCACtgccacagtcacagtcacagccacagccacagtcacagccacagccacagccacagccacagccacagtcacagccacagccacagccacagccacagtcacagtcacagtcacagtcacagtcacagccGCAGCCGCAGCCACAACCGCAGTCACAgtcacagccacagccacagccacagccacagccacagccacaaccacagccacagccacagccacagtcaCAGCCACAGCCACCCATCCCAGTAGCCTCAGAACAGCTCAGTTCAGATCTGGATGATTTCCCCAACCCGGAGTTCAAGGCAGCCCTGGAAGAGACGTGTTTGGAAGTTGAAGTACTGAAGAGTGGAGCGCCGACGCAGGAGCTGGCGCTAACCAATCACGCTGGCGCGTGTGAAAGCAGCAAGACCCAGGATGTAATAATACACCAGGTGGAGGACGTGGGGAGGGAAGTAACGGTCATGAAGCCAGACATACAGCAGCACAAGGCTGAGACTCCTAGAGGTACAGAACAGTTGCTCTCGCGATGAAATAATATGTCCAGAATTTGACTTCCTGATCAAATAAACCAGTATCGGGATTCTGAATCGTCCTCCATGTTTCCTGTTTATTACTGTACAGATGTTATTCTTCTAGATTTTATAGGTAACTTATGTTCACTTCTCATTTACAGTCATCCAGAATTCAACACATGTCCCACGTCCTATAAACCTGATAGACATAGGGGCTCCCTCACCTTCTAGAGGGCAGGAGAAGATTATCAGTGAACACAGCATCCCTCTGGGTAAGGACCAAATGACTTTTATTTACATGAAGTATTGTTGTTGTATGTGTGCGATCTGCAATGTCATTTTAAGCCCAGTAAAAATTGCCCCTTGGCCTTGGGGACAAATAAAGCTTATTGAATATAATATGATTATTAATCAACAACCTGCTATACCAATGCTATCTGTGCCTGGAGTGAAAGAGCGCATGTGGTAGCTTCAGCTGGCCACTTGTTGAGAGCAAGGTGTTAAACGCACCCCTGAGATGTGTTTATTTAGGCCTGGCATGACATAGGCACACACAGCACATGACCTACTGTGCCTCGTTGGTGAACACTACACATGAGTGGACTATGATggccttcgtgtgtgtgtgtgtgtgtgtgtgtgtgtgtgtgtgtgtgtgtgtgtgtgtgtgtgtgtgtgtgtgtgtgtgtgtgtgtgtgtgtgtgtgtgtgtgtgtgtgtgtgtgtgtgtgtgtgtgtgtgtgtgtgtgtgtgtgtgtgtgtgtgtgtgtcagtgtatgtgcaccgtgtgtgtgtatgtgtgtttcacAGCCAAATGCTACGGTCATTGATAGCATGGCTGAGATAGATTCACAATTGAGTAGTATCTGGctgcagtgttgtgttgtgttgtgttctcccatgagagagacagtgacagtgcAGCTGATCTAGATCAGCTTGAAGAGTTAACAACTTCACTCTGTCACACTGACAACGAGGCTActgatgagggggagaggggccATGCTGCCCCGTTGACTATCCTCCTAGCTGCCTTTGAAAACGTGTCTGTTTCAGACCTGGGAGTTGGCCCTG includes these proteins:
- the rbm20 gene encoding RNA-binding protein 20 produces the protein MQQAWDKALFEAHIEGVKNGQTGEMSGKSQGGYMGTKTSNEHFQSTSVSDGNDNKPQPVGGVQGQLSGGGGTHQNHQNTQLLLTPASIQLAQLQAQLTFHRLKLAQSAVGGNANSANAASILNQVLANVAMSQPLFNQLRASAMVSNPQAIGGGFHSSALAFQLPPPPPPPPPPPPPPNSALGTLVGAGFNQNHGNLRLNHYGGGGVSGNQQQQQQANQHGGSDYGKKAGSTYPSDMDRRLQYGFTGGTSVALSEPGEGQGQYVPIMTQAKSTNQGFQIDFYGQSQQQQAGFSVGNQNYQNKNPFNEQQWKSPGNMSHAGKGLDMVSNTATVWRGTGQPVRAREDLYNPEEPTSDPKFNSGGGEITSSFGEGMGVTKGFVGYHKQPLQEGEETLSTGGSVQLQPHQLNDFHAVTPSHLPHQCTICEKKVYNLKDWDQHVKGKLHLQNRLLYSEGATIRAGAVYYGPAGSSEGCLNNGGVNNSMAYSSTANQDVSSGANLPAGVMRTYPMSGAGFTQLPPGSKVFPPRKSITGRVVHICNLPEGSCTENDVINLGLPFGKVTNYILMRSTHQAFVEMAYIEAAQAMVQYYQLTPATINDQKLLIRMSKRYKELQLKKPGKDVDSIIQDINSLRERDEMQETDHYMPERARSRSPISRSLSPRSHSPSFTSCSSAHSPQGAPCRGGPERGSWTAKHMRKGDEDRERERDEVPWRNGGTVDDDRLNGRMQDRRNKPYLKHSERISPRSADQRGGGRGEGMRGGDWYPHPRCSPQGMPPFPSYRNTDEDSYKTQHVYRPEKPYQRHEEGRVKSKRRDGGDYHRSRHSESELGEESLPTRTGEDRRQRGGSPTWGRSKKPTMRHQEKPEIEMTENNGETAEDQRSKEKSVSPQRSGKHEREKDSEAEEWESGDDTEGECWYPKNMEELVTVDEVGEDDSIIEPDLPELQDDEDVSASDLQKDPTEEEEGEAPRSTSTPSPRPCSEMELAQREDTELGRGGGVGGVVDPIPTEQKDGEISTNPSPTDQSLPQSQSQPQPQSQPQPQPQPQPQSQPQPQPQPQSQPQPQPQSQSQPQPQPQPQPQPQPQPQPQPQSQPQPPIPVASEQLSSDLDDFPNPEFKAALEETCLEVEVLKSGAPTQELALTNHAGACESSKTQDVIIHQVEDVGREVTVMKPDIQQHKAETPRVIQNSTHVPRPINLIDIGAPSPSRGQEKIISEHSIPLGVEFIVPSTGFYCKLCGLFYTSEETAKTSHCRSTVHYRNLQKYLSQLAEESLLGALTDPSATE